One Synergistales bacterium DNA window includes the following coding sequences:
- the rplN gene encoding 50S ribosomal protein L14, whose protein sequence is MIQLRTVLNVADNSGARKLMCIQVLGGSGRKVASVGDVIVGSVKEAIPNSNTEKGSVVRAVIVRTSKEVRRADGSYVRFDDNAAVIIDNLGDPKGTRIFGPVARELREKRYMRIVSLAPEVV, encoded by the coding sequence ATGATTCAGCTGCGCACGGTATTGAATGTCGCTGACAACTCCGGCGCCCGGAAGCTCATGTGCATCCAGGTGCTTGGGGGAAGCGGAAGGAAGGTAGCCAGCGTGGGCGACGTCATCGTCGGTTCGGTCAAGGAAGCCATTCCCAACAGCAATACGGAGAAAGGCTCCGTGGTCCGGGCGGTCATTGTCCGGACCAGCAAGGAGGTCCGCCGGGCCGACGGCAGCTACGTTCGCTTCGACGACAACGCCGCCGTTATCATCGATAATCTGGGAGATCCCAAGGGCACCCGCATCTTTGGGCCCGTAGCCAGGGAATTACGCGAAAAACGGTACATGCGGATCGTCTCGCTGGCTCCCGAGGTTGTCTAG
- the rpsQ gene encoding 30S ribosomal protein S17: MEQHTPRRKSRVGVVVSDKMDKTVVVRVDRMNKHSLYGKPVIKAKKYKVHDEENDCRQGDRVRIGETRPMSRSKRWAVVEIIERAPVLRAQQAGEA, translated from the coding sequence ATGGAACAGCACACCCCACGTAGAAAGTCCCGGGTGGGCGTCGTCGTGAGCGATAAAATGGACAAAACCGTAGTGGTCCGGGTCGACCGGATGAACAAGCATTCTCTCTACGGCAAGCCCGTCATCAAGGCCAAGAAATACAAAGTTCACGACGAAGAAAACGACTGCAGGCAGGGCGACCGGGTGCGGATCGGCGAAACGCGGCCGATGAGCCGGAGCAAGCGCTGGGCGGTTGTGGAGATCATCGAGCGGGCCCCTGTCCTCAGGGCACAGCAAGCTGGGGAGGCCTAG
- the rpmC gene encoding 50S ribosomal protein L29: MKAKDMHELTIEELWDKHQQFKEELFNLRFQHAIGQLGNTARIKDVKRSIARVLTIMREKEIGSGRSPVRR, encoded by the coding sequence ATGAAAGCAAAGGACATGCATGAACTGACGATTGAAGAGCTCTGGGATAAGCACCAGCAGTTCAAAGAGGAGCTTTTTAACCTGAGATTCCAGCATGCCATCGGACAGCTTGGCAATACGGCACGGATCAAGGACGTAAAACGGAGCATAGCCCGGGTGCTGACCATCATGCGCGAAAAGGAAATCGGCTCGGGACGCTCCCCGGTGAGGAGGTAA
- the rplP gene encoding 50S ribosomal protein L16 codes for MLSPKRIKYRKPHRSPLRGVSKGGTTVDFGDYGLQALEGAWITARQIEAARIAISRRMRKGGKIWIRVFPDFPFTKKPLETRMGKGKGNPEYWVAPVKRGRMLFEIAGVPRHVAEAAFVTAAHKFPIKVRMVAREGLGGE; via the coding sequence ATGCTGAGTCCGAAACGTATCAAATACCGCAAGCCTCACAGGTCGCCGCTGCGGGGGGTCTCCAAAGGCGGAACAACGGTGGATTTCGGCGACTACGGACTGCAGGCCCTCGAAGGAGCCTGGATCACGGCCCGGCAGATCGAAGCGGCGCGTATCGCCATATCCCGGAGGATGCGCAAGGGTGGCAAGATCTGGATCCGGGTCTTCCCCGACTTCCCCTTTACCAAGAAACCGCTGGAAACGCGGATGGGGAAGGGCAAGGGAAACCCCGAATACTGGGTGGCCCCCGTCAAGCGGGGTCGCATGCTCTTTGAGATTGCCGGGGTCCCCCGGCACGTAGCAGAAGCCGCCTTCGTGACCGCGGCCCACAAGTTTCCCATCAAGGTGCGAATGGTCGCCCGCGAGGGACTGGGTGGTGAATAG
- the rpsC gene encoding 30S ribosomal protein S3, whose product MGQKVHPEGFRIGVIRDWHSRWFAEGKEYSRQLHQDIELRKWVKDRWKHAGISKIEIERIGNVLRFTIWTARPGVVIGKGGSEIQAVRDELQKLTGTRVMINVQEIKHPDRDAQVVAEGVASALERRVSFRRAMKQSVFRSMRSGSKGVKIQCSGRLGGAEIARTEWYLEGQLPLSTMRADIDYGFAEAKTMYGTIGVKVWIYKGDVLPGAAKSKAAAGEEKRG is encoded by the coding sequence TTGGGTCAGAAAGTACATCCTGAAGGATTCAGAATAGGCGTCATCCGGGATTGGCATTCCCGCTGGTTCGCCGAAGGCAAGGAGTACAGCAGACAGCTGCACCAGGATATCGAGCTGCGGAAGTGGGTCAAAGACCGCTGGAAGCACGCCGGAATCTCCAAGATCGAAATCGAGCGCATCGGGAATGTCCTGCGCTTTACGATTTGGACCGCACGGCCTGGTGTAGTCATCGGCAAGGGCGGTTCCGAGATCCAGGCCGTCCGCGACGAGCTGCAGAAGCTCACCGGTACGCGGGTGATGATCAACGTGCAGGAGATCAAACACCCCGACCGCGACGCCCAGGTGGTTGCCGAAGGCGTGGCCTCCGCGCTGGAGCGCCGGGTCAGCTTCCGCAGGGCCATGAAGCAGTCCGTCTTCCGCTCCATGCGCTCAGGTTCCAAGGGCGTCAAGATCCAGTGCTCCGGCAGGCTCGGTGGAGCGGAGATCGCGCGCACCGAGTGGTACCTTGAAGGTCAGCTGCCCCTTTCCACCATGCGTGCCGACATCGACTACGGATTCGCCGAGGCGAAGACCATGTACGGCACCATCGGCGTGAAGGTGTGGATCTACAAGGGTGACGTGCTCCCCGGTGCGGCGAAGAGCAAGGCCGCCGCGGGTGAGGAAAAGAGGGGGTAG
- the rplV gene encoding 50S ribosomal protein L22, whose protein sequence is MEARAVARQVRISPTKVRQIMPLVRGKSVEEAFKSLRFTQKKAAKIVEKVLQSAVANADHNLGLDIDKLVVVKAVADMGPSMRRFRPVSMGRAHPYRHRTSHITVVVAEE, encoded by the coding sequence ATGGAAGCACGAGCCGTGGCAAGGCAAGTGCGCATTTCCCCGACCAAGGTGCGGCAGATTATGCCCCTGGTCCGCGGGAAAAGCGTCGAGGAGGCATTCAAATCACTGCGTTTTACGCAGAAAAAGGCGGCCAAGATCGTCGAGAAGGTCCTCCAGAGCGCGGTTGCCAATGCAGATCACAATCTTGGGTTGGATATAGACAAGCTTGTCGTCGTAAAGGCGGTGGCAGACATGGGACCCAGCATGCGGCGCTTCCGCCCCGTATCCATGGGACGCGCCCATCCCTATCGCCACAGGACAAGCCACATCACCGTCGTGGTGGCGGAAGAGTAA
- the rpsS gene encoding 30S ribosomal protein S19 — MPRSLKKGPFVDDHLMKKVERMNSGGKKRVLKTWSRRSMIVPEMVGHTIAVHNGKTHIPIYISENMVGHKLGEFAPTRRFGGHAGQERTSRVR, encoded by the coding sequence ATGCCTCGTTCATTGAAGAAAGGTCCCTTTGTGGACGACCACCTGATGAAGAAGGTGGAGCGGATGAATTCGGGCGGCAAGAAACGCGTCCTCAAGACATGGTCCCGTCGTTCGATGATCGTTCCCGAGATGGTGGGACACACGATCGCGGTACACAACGGAAAGACCCATATCCCTATCTATATCAGCGAAAACATGGTGGGACACAAGCTGGGAGAGTTCGCTCCGACACGAAGATTCGGCGGTCACGCCGGTCAGGAACGAACATCCCGTGTCCGCTAG
- the rplB gene encoding 50S ribosomal protein L2 yields the protein MAMRKYKPQSPGRRFMTTSAYDEITKQRPERSLVTSLHKRGGRNNKGRITMRHRGGGNKRLYRNVDFKRNKLDVPGKVAAIEYDPNRSARLALIHYVDGEKRYILAPAGISVGDTIQAGQKADIKPGNAKRLRDIPVGTYVHNIEMQPGVGGVMARSAGAQAQLTAKEGKYAYIRMPSGELRLVIQDCMATIGQVGNLEHENAVAGKAGKSRWLGRRPHVRGMVMNPVDHPLGGGEGKTKGNKHPVSPWGTPAKGYATRKKKASDKHIVRRRRKKK from the coding sequence GTGGCAATGAGGAAATACAAGCCCCAGTCACCTGGCCGCAGGTTCATGACCACCTCCGCCTACGACGAGATCACCAAGCAGCGTCCCGAACGCTCGCTGGTGACCTCGCTCCATAAGCGCGGGGGCCGGAACAACAAGGGACGCATCACCATGCGGCACCGTGGTGGGGGCAACAAGCGGCTGTACAGAAACGTGGATTTCAAACGGAACAAGCTGGATGTCCCGGGGAAGGTCGCGGCCATCGAGTACGATCCCAACCGTTCGGCCCGGCTCGCACTGATCCACTATGTGGACGGCGAGAAGCGCTACATCCTGGCACCGGCAGGGATATCCGTGGGCGACACCATCCAGGCGGGACAGAAGGCCGATATCAAGCCCGGCAACGCCAAACGGCTGCGTGATATCCCGGTGGGCACCTACGTGCACAACATCGAGATGCAGCCCGGCGTGGGCGGTGTGATGGCGCGTTCCGCCGGCGCACAGGCCCAGCTCACCGCCAAGGAGGGCAAGTACGCCTACATCCGGATGCCCAGCGGCGAGCTGCGTCTGGTGATCCAGGACTGCATGGCCACCATCGGCCAGGTGGGCAATCTGGAGCACGAGAACGCCGTCGCCGGCAAGGCGGGCAAGAGCCGCTGGCTCGGCAGGCGGCCCCACGTGCGCGGCATGGTGATGAATCCCGTGGACCACCCCCTGGGTGGCGGTGAAGGCAAGACAAAGGGAAACAAGCACCCCGTTTCCCCCTGGGGGACGCCGGCCAAAGGCTACGCTACCCGCAAGAAGAAGGCCTCCGACAAGCACATTGTGCGCCGGCGCCGGAAGAAGAAGTAG
- the rplW gene encoding 50S ribosomal protein L23: MSKLPQDVIIRPVITEKSSRHMEHNKYTFEVDRRANKVEIRKAIEDLFNVKVEKVNTVKVRPKPKRMGVYIGKSRSWKKAIVSLAEGERIEFFEGASV, translated from the coding sequence ATGAGCAAACTACCCCAGGATGTCATTATCCGGCCGGTGATCACCGAAAAGAGCAGCCGGCACATGGAGCACAACAAATACACCTTCGAGGTGGACCGTCGAGCCAACAAGGTGGAGATCCGCAAGGCCATCGAAGATCTCTTCAACGTGAAGGTGGAAAAGGTCAACACCGTCAAGGTGCGTCCGAAGCCGAAGCGCATGGGTGTCTACATCGGCAAATCCCGTTCGTGGAAGAAGGCTATTGTGTCGCTGGCGGAAGGCGAGCGCATCGAGTTCTTCGAAGGCGCTTCGGTGTAA